One Roseburia rectibacter DNA window includes the following coding sequences:
- a CDS encoding MarR family winged helix-turn-helix transcriptional regulator — MLNNEVRKTKMDDLFTRFFSALYQFHKLHMGDLVPDITKIEGMTMLAIRHCNGEMGKEELTVSELTAKLKAKGPAVSRTLKTLEDKGYIERDVNKADRRNTYVKLTDSGKKKTEECEQIMSNFAHAVISKMDRDDMEGMIDCLNELYEAAKEEIADRKMRQKGE; from the coding sequence ATGTTAAATAACGAGGTGAGAAAAACAAAAATGGATGATTTATTTACAAGATTTTTCTCTGCACTGTATCAGTTCCATAAACTGCATATGGGCGATCTTGTGCCGGATATCACCAAAATTGAAGGTATGACGATGTTGGCGATCAGGCATTGCAACGGGGAAATGGGAAAGGAAGAACTGACGGTATCTGAACTGACTGCGAAGTTGAAAGCGAAGGGACCCGCAGTTTCACGTACCTTAAAGACATTAGAGGATAAAGGATATATTGAGCGTGATGTCAATAAGGCGGACAGACGAAATACGTATGTGAAACTGACAGATTCCGGGAAAAAGAAAACAGAGGAGTGCGAGCAGATCATGAGTAATTTTGCACATGCGGTTATTTCAAAAATGGACAGGGATGATATGGAAGGTATGATAGACTGTCTGAACGAACTGTATGAGGCAGCCAAAGAAGAAATTGCAGACCGGAAAATGAGACAAAAAGGAGAGTAG
- the aroD gene encoding type I 3-dehydroquinate dehydratase, producing the protein MKIRETEVGTGRPLVCVPVLEKTKEEVINEIEYLAESAADMIEWRLDAFEHFTDYNEVREILQQAAPLLKKKLFLYTFRTAKQGGMASVDRETLTDLHDLATESECVDLIDLEFFEEEHTARQIRKIQKKGKKIVASHHDLEETPQMEVMRMLLDRMCEGGADIVKLVVTPKTPEDVLRLLAVTSEFHCENKETPIITVAMGKLGEISRVSGETFGSCVTFASHKKKSAPGQFDLEEMRRTIDMMHQVCE; encoded by the coding sequence ATGAAAATAAGAGAAACCGAAGTTGGAACGGGGCGTCCGCTGGTCTGTGTTCCGGTGCTTGAAAAAACAAAAGAGGAAGTTATAAATGAAATAGAATATCTTGCAGAATCCGCTGCAGACATGATCGAATGGCGGCTGGATGCATTTGAACATTTTACGGATTATAATGAAGTGCGGGAGATATTGCAGCAGGCAGCGCCTTTGCTAAAGAAAAAATTGTTTTTATATACATTTCGTACTGCAAAACAGGGTGGAATGGCATCGGTTGACCGGGAAACATTAACAGATCTGCATGATCTTGCGACAGAATCAGAATGTGTGGATCTGATCGATCTGGAATTTTTTGAGGAGGAACACACTGCAAGGCAGATCCGGAAAATTCAGAAAAAAGGGAAGAAAATCGTAGCATCACATCATGACCTGGAAGAAACACCACAGATGGAAGTTATGCGGATGCTGCTGGACCGTATGTGTGAAGGCGGAGCGGATATTGTCAAACTGGTTGTAACTCCCAAAACGCCGGAGGATGTTTTAAGACTTCTTGCGGTCACATCTGAATTTCACTGTGAAAACAAAGAAACTCCGATTATCACTGTGGCAATGGGAAAATTAGGTGAGATCAGCAGAGTAAGCGGGGAGACATTTGGCTCCTGCGTGACGTTTGCATCACATAAAAAGAAAAGTGCACCGGGGCAGTTTGATCTCGAAGAAATGAGACGGACAATTGATATGATGCATCAGGTGTGTGAGTAA
- a CDS encoding 3-deoxy-7-phosphoheptulonate synthase yields MSFIFLNQLPSPAEIKHDFPLSEELKQLKKERDAMISDVITGKDDRFLVIIGPCSADREDAVCDYVSRLTKIQEDVADRLIIIPRVYTNKPRTTGEGYKGIASQPDPEKAPDMIEGLIAMRKMHIRAIKESGLTCADEMLYPENWGYVEDLLSYVAIGARSVEDQQHRLTVSGFDVASGMKNPTSGDFSVMLNSVYAAQHPHHFVYRGYEVETSGNPLTHVVLRGAVSKHGNSTQNYHYEDLIRLCDMYEKMDLVNSAAVVDVNHSNSGKKHREQIRIVKEVMHNRQVSSEIRKMVKGVMIESYIEEGSQKIGEHIYGKSITDPCLGWEDSKNLIYTIADMCN; encoded by the coding sequence ATGAGTTTTATATTTTTAAACCAGCTTCCTTCTCCGGCAGAGATCAAACATGATTTTCCGCTGTCAGAAGAATTAAAACAGTTAAAAAAAGAACGCGATGCCATGATCTCTGACGTCATCACAGGAAAAGATGACCGGTTTTTAGTTATCATCGGACCTTGTTCTGCTGACAGGGAAGACGCAGTCTGCGATTATGTCAGCCGCCTCACAAAAATTCAGGAGGATGTTGCTGACCGCCTGATCATCATTCCACGCGTTTATACAAATAAGCCCCGTACTACAGGTGAAGGCTACAAAGGTATCGCATCCCAGCCAGATCCTGAAAAAGCACCGGATATGATCGAAGGTCTGATCGCCATGCGAAAAATGCACATCCGTGCGATCAAAGAGAGCGGTTTAACCTGTGCAGATGAGATGCTTTATCCGGAAAACTGGGGATATGTAGAAGATCTTCTCTCCTATGTCGCTATCGGTGCACGTTCTGTTGAAGACCAGCAGCATCGTCTGACCGTCAGCGGTTTTGATGTTGCATCAGGTATGAAGAACCCGACCAGTGGTGATTTCTCCGTTATGCTCAACTCCGTATATGCAGCGCAGCACCCACATCATTTTGTATACCGTGGCTATGAAGTCGAGACAAGCGGTAATCCTCTTACGCATGTTGTTCTGCGCGGTGCAGTCAGCAAACACGGTAACTCCACACAAAATTATCATTATGAGGATCTGATCCGTCTGTGCGACATGTATGAGAAAATGGATCTTGTAAATTCGGCAGCCGTTGTGGATGTAAACCATTCCAACTCCGGCAAAAAACACAGAGAACAGATCCGTATTGTAAAAGAAGTCATGCACAACCGTCAGGTTTCTTCTGAGATCAGAAAAATGGTCAAAGGTGTCATGATCGAAAGTTATATTGAGGAAGGTTCCCAGAAGATTGGCGAACATATCTACGGAAAATCTATCACAGATCCATGCCTTGGCTGGGAAGATTCCAAAAATCTTATTTATACGATCGCAGACATGTGCAATTAA
- the xerD gene encoding site-specific tyrosine recombinase XerD has protein sequence MTRDIMDFIEYIHNEKQTSKNTEVSYERDLRKLNEYLAGQNICDAAAVTETNLNAYVMFLEREGRKPATVSRSIASMKAFFHFLERERRIEADPAWRLKAPKIEKTMPRILTTEEVTLLLEQPSGNTPKKLRDKAMLELLYATGIRVSELISLKISDLNLQMEYVICTDTHKERIIPFGNVAKETLAKYIQDGREHLISQEDCPWLFTNCTGGAMSRQGFWKLIKFYGKKAGIESEITPHTLRHSFAAHMISNGADLKSVQEMLGHSDISTTQIYSQMGQGRIREVYLKAHPRG, from the coding sequence ATGACACGTGACATTATGGATTTTATAGAATATATTCACAATGAAAAACAGACATCGAAGAATACAGAGGTTTCTTATGAGCGTGATCTTCGTAAACTGAATGAATATCTGGCAGGGCAGAATATATGTGATGCAGCTGCTGTTACAGAGACAAATCTGAATGCATATGTTATGTTTTTAGAGCGCGAGGGACGGAAACCAGCGACTGTTTCGAGAAGTATAGCATCAATGAAGGCTTTTTTTCATTTCCTTGAGCGGGAGCGGAGAATTGAAGCAGATCCGGCATGGAGGTTGAAAGCACCTAAGATTGAAAAAACAATGCCACGCATTCTGACCACAGAAGAGGTGACACTCTTACTGGAGCAGCCATCCGGCAATACTCCGAAGAAACTGCGGGATAAAGCAATGTTGGAACTGCTTTATGCAACAGGGATACGCGTGTCGGAGCTGATATCACTGAAGATTTCGGATCTGAATCTTCAGATGGAGTATGTGATCTGTACGGACACCCACAAAGAACGTATTATTCCCTTTGGAAATGTTGCAAAGGAAACATTAGCAAAATATATACAGGATGGAAGAGAACATCTGATCAGCCAGGAAGACTGTCCGTGGCTGTTTACAAACTGTACCGGTGGTGCCATGAGCCGTCAGGGTTTTTGGAAGCTGATCAAGTTTTATGGGAAAAAGGCGGGGATCGAATCGGAGATCACACCTCATACATTAAGACATTCATTTGCGGCACATATGATCAGCAATGGAGCGGATTTAAAATCTGTCCAGGAGATGTTAGGTCATTCTGATATCTCAACGACACAGATTTATTCGCAGATGGGACAGGGAAGAATAAGAGAGGTATATTTAAAAGCACATCCAAGAGGATAG
- a CDS encoding NUDIX hydrolase encodes MDKQVKRIKRELVKNGAILDIYTDTMQLPDGKLEEWDFISHRKGAAAVVPVREDGKILMVRQYRNAIDRMTLEIPAGSRDSVTEDTKVCAARELEEETGYRSDDLTRLLSLKTTVAFCNEFIDVYLARNLKPGHQHLDEGEFIDVEAYEIDELCQMIYDGKLQDAKTVSALLAYKNLLNQEKNA; translated from the coding sequence ATGGATAAACAGGTCAAGAGAATAAAAAGAGAACTGGTGAAAAATGGAGCAATTCTGGATATATATACGGATACCATGCAGCTTCCGGACGGAAAACTTGAGGAATGGGATTTTATCTCGCACAGAAAAGGTGCAGCAGCAGTTGTACCGGTGAGAGAAGATGGAAAGATTCTGATGGTACGTCAATACCGGAATGCGATCGACCGAATGACACTTGAGATACCGGCAGGATCGAGAGATAGTGTCACAGAAGACACAAAAGTATGTGCAGCAAGGGAATTAGAGGAGGAGACAGGATATCGCAGTGATGATCTCACGCGTCTTTTATCCCTTAAGACCACAGTAGCATTTTGCAATGAGTTCATTGATGTGTATCTGGCACGCAATTTAAAACCGGGTCATCAGCATTTAGATGAGGGAGAGTTTATAGATGTTGAGGCATATGAGATAGATGAATTGTGTCAGATGATCTATGATGGAAAATTGCAGGATGCGAAAACAGTTTCTGCACTTCTTGCATACAAAAATCTTCTGAATCAGGAGAAAAACGCATAA